ACCGATGGAGTTCCTTCATGCGCCATAAACATCAACCCATAAACAAACACATACAATCGTCCTGGCATACGCCACAGACGGAACCTTAAAAGTCATGTAGAATTAAGTATTGGACGTGAAAAAGCTTCAATATACGAGTTTTTCAACAGCCTCAGCCTCAGCCAGAAACGGAAATATCTATCATTTTTCTCTCGAACTACTAAAATACTACAAACTGTGTGATGAATGAATGTAGAGCAGCAAAAAAGATTGAGGCATGAGTATATTAATGAAAAATAAAAAGTTGCTTAGCTTAGTAATATATCTAGCGTGTATTTTGCCTCTTTGCGTCACACATGCGATTGCCGCAAATAAACCTTCCATCGTGATTTGTGGCACGACATGGGGAAAGTTATCAGGGCCAAGCCTTCCAAATAAGGGATTTGTTGCAGATTTGGTTTTACGTGTTTTTCAACATGCCGGATATGAAGCTAAATACGAAATTGTCCCTTGGGCAAGATGTATAGCAGGGGTTAAAGAACTGAAGTATGACCTTGTTGCTTCAGCTTGGCATGGGGACGAAATAGATGAGGAGTACAATTATTTAAATGATATATTAATTGATTCCATTAACTTCATTGTTCCCGAAGGTTCTACAATAAAAAGTGGAAATATTGAAAGTTTTTATGGCCTACATGTGGGTATGGTTAGAGAAACCACTGGAATTGTAGAAGCGTTTTCTAAAGAAGATAGAAATAACCTCAATATAAGCTATACTGCGAACCTTAGCAGTCTTCCTAAAATGCTAATTGGTAAAAGGTTTGATGCTATTGTTGGAGACCCTGTTAATCTTAACGAAGTTATGAAAGAACAAGGGCTTAATGTTCATCACAAGCTTATTACACTGCAACCACCATTGAAGACCAATATTCAAGCTCCTATTATTTCAAAGAAGCATCCAAATAAAGATCAGATTATTTCAGATTTTAATAATTCTTTTCGTATATTGGTGTCTGAGGGAATGTATGATGATTTGATCACATTGCATGATTATCAAGCCAATTATCCTAAATAGCATTACGTTTGAAAAACCTTTTCAGGAATTTATTTCCGTTATGGCTAGGCTGTATCAAATATCTTCTGATATGACGATTAATAAGAATAAGTAGCTAATATCCGATAGCTTACCAATTATTGGCGGTTTTACGATTGTTGCGAAATTATGCGTCGATTTTAAACAATAAAACTTGGAGAGTTTTCAACACGAACTCATGTAGTGGGAGCATTGTCTATTACGCAATCATACTACTGGTATCAACCTACTGACACGAGTAGTATTTATAAAAACAGGTGGACAAGCTACATTATGATTAGAATATCTCTGACATTTCTTTTTATTCTTCTTTCATGCAGCGTTGCACGAGCAAATGAGACAATTACGCTTTCAACTCACCTTGCACCAAATAGTCTCGTTTACAAAACAACCAAAGCCATCTTGACTGAAGCTTTTCGTCGTGTTGGCAAAGATTTGATATTGCGTGCAACACCAGGTGAAAGACCTATTATTGAAGCTGAGAATGGAAAAACAGACGGTGACGCTCACCGTATCTTTGATATCATAAAAATTAAAAAGTTGAAAAATTTGGTTCGCGTACCTGAGGTTCAACAAGTTATTAGCGACTATGCATGGTCAAAAACTGTTAATAATTTGGATGACGGGTGGGAAGGGTTAGATAAATATAGAGTTGGAGTTCATTCAGGCTCAATTCTGATTTCAGAAAAGGCAACACAATATGCTAAATCTGTTACAAAAGTCGGAAAGCATGACCTCTTATTCGAAATGCTGAAATTAGATCGATTTGACATTTTAATTACGACACCTTCAGCTGCTGAAGTTCTTAAAACAAACCAATTTAAAAATAGTGGAATTCGTAAAATCGGAAAACCGCTTACGTCGCTTCCGATTTATACTTATCTACATAAAAGACATAAAGACTTAGTCTCAAAACTGGCCCAAGCACTTCGATCAATGAAAGCCGATGGAAGTTACGATAAAATTCTAAGCAAATTTGACTAATTGCTCGATTTCATATCAAAAAACAATTGCCTAATAAATCACTGTTGAACTTTCAAACGCAGGCCTAACATTGAAACGTCATCTCGGCGGATTTCATTACCTTGATATTCTTTTAAAGCAGCAAGAATGTGTTGTTTTTGCTCCTCCATCGAAATATCACAATGTTTTGAAATTTCTTGCTTTAATCTCTTTTTACCAAGCATACGACGTTTTTCACCACCTACTTGATCTACAATTCCATCAGAGACTAAATAGAAACAATCGTGTTCCGAGACAGGAATAGAGATATTTGCAAATTCTTGGTCATGAGGAATTTCCTTATATCCAATTCCTTTTTTATCGCCTTTAATTTCTTCAATATTATTTCCATTGAATTTAAACAATGAGAACCTGGCACCAGAGAATATCAGGTCTGTTTTATCTTGGATGAAACAAGCACCAAGCTCTAGTCCATCATCCGATTTAGCGCTACCTGTATCTTGCCCAAGCGACATTTGGACAATTTGGTGCATTCTTTGGATAAGACCTCCCACATCACCGGATGCTACATCTTCCTGTGCGCGATCTAATGCTCCGGTTGCAATCAAAGACATAAAAGCACCGGGTACACCGTGTCCTGTACAATCTGCCAATATTATGAGGAAACCTTTTCCCCAACTTCTGGCCCAATAGACATCTCCACCAACACGGTCACGTGGTTCCCAGATAATAAAATAGTCATCCAAATGAGTTTTGAAGAATTCTTCTTGAGGCAATATTGAACGTTGGATATTGGCTGCATAATCGATACTGCTTGATATTACGCCATAGGCATCTGAAAGTTCCTTAGTGCGGTCTTCCACCATTTGTTCAAGGTTTTCCTGATAGCGCTGTAACCCTTCCGCACTTTCTTTCTCTTTCGCCTGCATTTCGTTATAGGCTTTTACGACTTGGCCAAGTTCGTCCTTGCTTTCCCATTGAACGGGATCTTTTGAGCTGTCTTTTTTCGTTTTTTCAATGGCATGGCGTAAATGCCATAAGGGGCGACCAATTACCACTTGAACAGCAAACATCGTTGTTGCGATTAGCCCTGAAATTAATACTAAAATAATAATGCTATTGGTTTGAATGTGTTCCCAAACATTCTCCCAAATCTGCTCATCATGTACTGAAACAATAAGCATACCAATCTTTTCACTCTTTCCATTCGTAGAGAAAGTCAGGTCACGTTCCATTTTAAAATCAGCAGAAGTCACTTGTTTTGTGGTCTCGCCAACCTCACCCAACAACTTTCCTGTAATGTCATAAACTGCAGCACTTTGAAA
This sequence is a window from Candidatus Terasakiella magnetica. Protein-coding genes within it:
- a CDS encoding substrate-binding periplasmic protein, whose translation is MSILMKNKKLLSLVIYLACILPLCVTHAIAANKPSIVICGTTWGKLSGPSLPNKGFVADLVLRVFQHAGYEAKYEIVPWARCIAGVKELKYDLVASAWHGDEIDEEYNYLNDILIDSINFIVPEGSTIKSGNIESFYGLHVGMVRETTGIVEAFSKEDRNNLNISYTANLSSLPKMLIGKRFDAIVGDPVNLNEVMKEQGLNVHHKLITLQPPLKTNIQAPIISKKHPNKDQIISDFNNSFRILVSEGMYDDLITLHDYQANYPK
- a CDS encoding substrate-binding periplasmic protein, with product MIRISLTFLFILLSCSVARANETITLSTHLAPNSLVYKTTKAILTEAFRRVGKDLILRATPGERPIIEAENGKTDGDAHRIFDIIKIKKLKNLVRVPEVQQVISDYAWSKTVNNLDDGWEGLDKYRVGVHSGSILISEKATQYAKSVTKVGKHDLLFEMLKLDRFDILITTPSAAEVLKTNQFKNSGIRKIGKPLTSLPIYTYLHKRHKDLVSKLAQALRSMKADGSYDKILSKFD
- a CDS encoding transporter substrate-binding domain-containing protein, with the protein product MHVLISIKSLLYFHIYSLFVFLITIVASNSSFAKDEYIAAMPANFPPHYSLTSSGQPTGFAIDVLNAIAKKEKIKITYKVYSSWPEVHEALKDGSADLIPNLGISSKRKEYSRFTSPIEKFEIKLFVKKGSTFVNPTDLSGHIVGGVHTNIGARLISVQDDLDTKIFPTLQDAILGLLSGRVDAVAYPAPVTWKLATQLGLNTKIRALEPPMKTIHRGIAVRKGLPDLLSRLEKTSSDFAKTSEFHKIYAKWFSAHKQTEKYNYLIWGTALLIIIVGFAALYMSRLKVQQISEKEIHDADKTKAFKTITSKLLTIYIPMVSFAVVAIFTVMEVIYYKKERELLINSLKSISNIQSSAFKTPIWEYNIDEVQRLLGELLLIPEFQSAAVYDITGKLLGEVGETTKQVTSADFKMERDLTFSTNGKSEKIGMLIVSVHDEQIWENVWEHIQTNSIIILVLISGLIATTMFAVQVVIGRPLWHLRHAIEKTKKDSSKDPVQWESKDELGQVVKAYNEMQAKEKESAEGLQRYQENLEQMVEDRTKELSDAYGVISSSIDYAANIQRSILPQEEFFKTHLDDYFIIWEPRDRVGGDVYWARSWGKGFLIILADCTGHGVPGAFMSLIATGALDRAQEDVASGDVGGLIQRMHQIVQMSLGQDTGSAKSDDGLELGACFIQDKTDLIFSGARFSLFKFNGNNIEEIKGDKKGIGYKEIPHDQEFANISIPVSEHDCFYLVSDGIVDQVGGEKRRMLGKKRLKQEISKHCDISMEEQKQHILAALKEYQGNEIRRDDVSMLGLRLKVQQ